Proteins encoded within one genomic window of Synechococcus sp. PCC 7335:
- a CDS encoding methyltransferase, translating to MTTIQNPNSEAKQKVFDLMLAFVKSQCLYVSARLGIFDLLDDSGEQSVDSLAEQTNTDADRLYFILRGLAHVDILEEKPGRIFAPTEASSLLVTNKAPSAGHLAMHLIEPAQWDAWKVLPEALEKGVVPFELANGKGVYPYCYENEWSKDTFIKAMSFLTDSQVEGLLEAYDFGQYKCVMDVGGGQGGLIASIVKRYGCKGILFDLPDVAHTAKDYIAKRGVDPDVIEIKTGNVFESIPQGADAIVMKHFISAWSDVDAKKILANCKVALPADGRLILLQSFVPDIDEPKIEADGIMPGIFAVQINVATPGGGWRTKKQFQTLFEESGFKLERTIRTSNSLSGMEFSVA from the coding sequence ATGACAACTATCCAAAATCCCAACAGCGAAGCCAAGCAGAAAGTCTTTGATCTTATGCTCGCCTTTGTTAAAAGCCAGTGCCTCTACGTTTCTGCTCGCTTAGGCATTTTTGATCTGCTAGACGATAGTGGAGAACAATCTGTAGACTCGCTAGCTGAGCAAACGAACACTGACGCCGATAGGCTGTATTTCATTCTTAGGGGGCTTGCGCACGTAGACATTCTCGAAGAAAAGCCGGGTAGGATTTTTGCCCCGACAGAGGCTTCTAGCCTGCTTGTGACGAACAAAGCGCCTTCTGCTGGTCACCTGGCTATGCACCTAATCGAACCTGCACAGTGGGATGCTTGGAAAGTTCTGCCTGAGGCGCTAGAGAAAGGTGTTGTTCCCTTTGAACTTGCTAATGGTAAAGGCGTCTATCCCTACTGCTATGAAAACGAATGGAGCAAGGATACTTTTATCAAGGCAATGAGCTTTCTAACAGACTCTCAGGTAGAGGGGCTATTAGAGGCTTATGATTTTGGTCAGTATAAGTGTGTGATGGATGTAGGCGGCGGACAGGGCGGGCTAATTGCCAGTATCGTCAAGCGCTACGGCTGCAAGGGTATTCTCTTTGACTTACCAGATGTTGCCCATACGGCTAAAGACTACATTGCTAAACGAGGGGTCGATCCAGACGTAATTGAAATTAAGACTGGGAATGTCTTTGAGTCAATACCGCAGGGGGCAGATGCCATTGTCATGAAACACTTTATCTCCGCGTGGAGTGATGTGGACGCGAAGAAAATTCTGGCTAATTGCAAAGTAGCGCTACCAGCCGATGGCCGGCTAATTCTACTACAGTCTTTTGTTCCAGATATTGACGAACCAAAGATAGAAGCCGATGGGATTATGCCAGGTATCTTTGCTGTACAAATCAATGTTGCTACGCCAGGTGGTGGCTGGCGTACGAAAAAGCAGTTTCAAACATTGTTTGAAGAAAGTGGCTTCAAGCTCGAAAGAACTATCAGAACCTCGAATAGTCTTTCAGGAATGGAATTTAGTGTGGCGTAG